In a single window of the Dreissena polymorpha isolate Duluth1 chromosome 3, UMN_Dpol_1.0, whole genome shotgun sequence genome:
- the LOC127873829 gene encoding uncharacterized protein LOC127873829, with amino-acid sequence MGSGTSNNAAQVARQSSMPLTQGTKKKRKPTRQLLKRDKYGDVFYYDKDRDWFYYLDANGKKYFKNENGFLFYLDETDQPYVMDVNGEKIYLDENGEPVNLNSEQLPSQAELNQERRSLKNDENVPSSARGVRVSEKHLTGELYSSLRYYIHLGVRGRNGEEQKIGQATTRPEPRSPDSAIPTTSHESVQFKPSNQTPPLFEGEELGHGRIPSVEIIDHRNRPDTPTSIDSSELFEGTISPYSSLSFVSKDYNREALVTPTYLKDETDLIETQLTAQTEAENKILQKQLKIAHEKSALPRAKNFKKLGLFPVKIQEDVSDCAISGAAFLPNGQLVLADRKNQRLKLFNQELEFVTSISPDMSLLKIASWRNDYLVHVVFKNAICNGIKVYQVENNNFTHKNTMTTPWPIGAIGRSNAGIAVMQFKEDAWQIHLLDLKGKLLQEIDLKKEGYTLSQPECLFITQELNFVISDRGHNSVLCFNMHGEELFNYKQLREPLGVCSDAKDSLFISGAGLVHQISKSGERIWPLMTRETIGFIAVNISYDPVDGLLVLSGLNNSVAAFAILET; translated from the exons ATGGGATCAGGTACTTCAAACAATGCAGCCCAGGTTGCTAGGCAATCAAGCATGCCACTGACCCAAGGCACCAAGAAGAAACGTAAACCCACACGACAATTATTGAAGCGAGATAAATATGGGGACGTGTTTTACTACGACAAGGATCGAGACTGGTTTTACTATCTAGACGCTAACGGTAAAAAGTACTTCAAAAATGAAAACGGATTTCTGTTCTATCTGGATGAGACCGATCAGCCTTACGTGATGGACGTTAATGGGGAAAAGATTTATTTGGATGAGAATGGAGAACCAGTCAACTTAAACTCGGAACAGCTTCCATCTCAAGCTGAGCTGAACCAAGAAAGGAGAAGTTTGAAGAATGACGAGAATGTACCATCATCTGCTAGGGGAGTACGAGTGTCAGAAAAACATCTGACTGGTGAACTATATTCCTCTCTGAGGTATTATATCCATTTGGGAGTTAGAGGCAGAAATGGTGAAGAACAG AAAATTGGTCAGGCTACAACACGACCAGAACCCAGAAGTCCTGATTCTGCAATACCTACCACATCACATGAATCTGTACAATTCAAGCCCTCAAATCAAACACCACCATTGTTTGAAGGAGAAGAGTTAGGTCACGGACGGATTCCGTCAGTGGAAATCATTGATCATCGTAACAGACCAGACACGCCCACTAGTATTGACAGTAGTGAACTGTTTGAAGGCACTATATCACCATACTCAAGCTTGTCGTTTGTGAGCAAAGATTATAACAG AGAGGCCCTTGTAACACCAACGTACCTTAAGGATGAGACAGACTTGATAGAGACACAGCTGACTGCACAAACTGAGGCAGAAAACAAGATTCTTCAAAAACAGCTGAAAATAGCACACGAAAAATCTGCGCTCCCGAGGGCAAAGAACTTCAAGAAATTAGGATTGTTTCCAGTCAAAATCCAGGAGGATGTTTCTGACTGTGCAATAAGTGGGGCAGCGTTTCTGCCAAACGGTCAGCTTGTGCTTGCAGACCGCAAGAACCAAAGACTCAAATTGTTTAACCAAGAGCTAGAGTTTGTCACATCCATCTCCCCCGATATGAGCCTGCTGAAGATAGCCAGCTGGCGAAATGACTACCTAGTGCATGTGGTGTTCAAAAATGCTATCTGCAATGGGATAAAAGTGTACCAAGTTGAAAACAACAATTTCACTCACAAGAACACCATGACCACACCATGGCCAATTGGCGCTATTGGAAGGAGTAATGCTGGAATCGCTGTAATGCAATTCAAAGAAGACGCCTGGCAAATTCATTTGCTAGATTTGAAAGGCAAGCTTCTGCAGGAAATTGATCTGAAGAAAGAGGGCTACACCCTGTCGCAACCGGAATGCCTGTTCATCACCCAAGAATTAAACTTTGTTATCTCAGATAGgggtcataactctgttttaTGTTTCAATATGCATGGGGAAGAACTCTTCAATTACAAACAGCTTCGCGAGCCATTGGGAGTCTGCAGCGATGCAAAAGATTCGCTGTTCATTTCAGGTGCAGGCCTTGTGCATCAGATTTCAAAATCAGGGGAGCGAATCTGGCCTCTGATGACAAGGGAGACAATTGGGTTCATTGCGGTCAATATTTCTTATGACCCTGTTGATGGATTACTGGTGCTCAGTGGACTGAACAATTCCGTGGCTGCTTTTGCTATTCTTGAAACCTGA